The DNA region AAAAGAAAGTTTTGAACAGGTAGTCAGTAAGGTAAAAGAGTACATCGGACAGGGGGATTTATTTCAGATGGTTCCTTCACAGCGCTTAAAAGCTGAGTTCAAGGGAGAGCCATTTGATTATTACCGTCGCTTACGTGTGACGAATCCGTCTATGTACTTGTATTTCTTAGATTTTGGAGCGACGTACGTCGTTGGTTCATCTCCAGAAAGTTTAGTTAGTGTGAAAGATGGGATCGTCACGACGAATCCGATTGCGGGCACCCGAAAAAGAGGAAAGACGATTGAACAGGATGCGGTTTTAGAGAAGGAACTTATCAATGATGAAAAAGAGCGGGCAGAGCATTTGATGCTGATCGATCTAGGGAGGAACGATGTTGGAAGAGTCAGTGAAATTGGGTCAGTAGAAGTGCCGGTATATATGACGGTGGAAAAATATCGTTTTGTGATGCATATCGTTTCTGTCGTTACAGGCAGGTTAAAAGCAGAATTATCTGCTATGGACGCCTTAAAAGTGACCTTACCGGCAGGGACAGTCAGCGGAGCACCCAAGATCAGAGCAATGCAGCGCATTTATGAATTAGAGCCGGTCAAAAGAAATATTTATGCTGGTGCAGTTGGTTATTTATCTAAAAATGATCAAGCAGATTTTGCGATCGCGATCCGTACGATGGTCATTCATAAAGGAATTGCATATGTACAGGCAGGAGCGGGGATCGTTCATGACTCAGATCCGGCAAAAGAATATGAGGAGACGTTGCAAAAGGCTAAGGCACTATTGGAGGTGAGCCAATGATTTTATTGATCGACAATTATGATTCATTTACATACAATTTAGCTCATTTATTAGGAGAATCTAGAGAAGTTATGGTTATGAGAAATGACGACAAGCAATTAGTTGATTTGGCAAAAGAGGCTTCGAGTATCGTCATTTCTCCTGGACCAGGAACACCTGCTGAAACAGGCCAAGTAAAACAAGTGATCCAAGACTTTCATCAAGAAAAACCGATGTTAGGGATCTGTTTAGGGAATCAAACGATTGGGGAAGTATTTGGTGCTCGAGTAGTTTTAGCTGAAGAAATTCGTCATGGCAAGCAATCGATGATCCAAACTGCACCAAACAGCCGTCTTTTTAAAGGCATGCCATCTGAACTGCCAGTAATGCGTTATCACTCTTTAGTGATCGATCCAAGTACATTACCGCAGGAGTTTGATATTTCTGCAACGGCTTTAGATGATCAGGAAATTATGGCGATCGAGCATCGGAACTATCCAGTTTTTGGTTTGCAGTTTCATCCAGAATCAATCGGAACACCTGCTGGTAAAGAAATGATTCAAAATTTTATTCAACTAATGGAGGAACAAAAAATATGAAGCAATTATTTGAGAAAGTATTCAGAAGGGAACATTTAACACGTCAAGAAGCGCAACAAGTCGCTGAAAAAATGTTTGAAGGAGAAATGACGGATAGCCAGATCGCTGCTTTTTTAACCGCATTGAAGATCAAAGGTGAAACAGCAGAGGAAATGGCGGGAATTGCTGAAACCATTCAAAGCAAAGCTGTGATGATCCCATGTCAACAAGAAAATGTCATGGATAACTGTGGTACAGGTGGAGATCAGTCTGGGAGTTTCAATATTAGTACGACAGCTGCATTTGTACTAGCTGCAGGTGGGGTAACAGTAGCAAAACACGGGAATCGAAGTATTTCTAGCAAGTCAGGCAGTGCAGACATTTTTGAATGCTTGGGACTGGATCTGACGCTTTCTCCCACTAAACTAAGCATACTACTCAACGAGGTTGGTCTGGCATTTCTTTTTGCGCCCCACATGCATCCTAACATGAAATATGTGATGAATGTTCGAAAGGAATTAGGGACTCCGACCATTTTGAATTTGATTGGCCCGTTGACAAACCCTGTTCATTTAGATTCTCAATTGATGGGAACTTATCGCCGAGATTTATTGGAAGAGACAGCTAAAACATTGGGCGGTTTGGGGCGCAAGCGGGCGGTCGTGGTCAATGGATCAGGAGGGATGGATGAGGCCTCATTAGCAGGAACAACGCATTTTGCTTTACTGGAAAATGATAGAATTTCTATGCATGAAATCAGCCCTGAAGAATTTGGCTATACTCGTTTGCCGCTGGAAGCTGTTCGCGGAGGCAATGCAGAAAAAAATACGGAGATTCTGCTATCTATCTTAAAAAATCAAGCCAGTCCTTACTTAGATACAGTTTTATTGAATGCAGGATTAGGATTTTTTAGTAATGGAAAAGTTGGGACAGTAAAAGAGGGTATTTCTTTGGCGAAAGACTGCGTTGCCAGCGGTGCAGCATTTGATAAATTACAGCAATTGATCCGCGCACAGCAGGAGGTAGCATAGATGGACTTTTTAGATAAGATTCTTACTGAGAAAAATCAAGAAGTGGCGCAAATGTCTAAGGAAAAACTTCAACCGCTTCGTCAAACTGTTTCATTCTATGAACGAGTAAAAAAGCAGCCGGAAAAAATGCATATTATCGGCGAAGTCAAACGTGCGTCTCCTTCTAAAGGGGCAATCAATCTAACCGTCGATATTCTTGAACAAGCTAAAGCGTATGAACAGGCTGGTGTCACAGCGATTTCGGTGCTGACGGATGAATCGTTTTTTAAAGGCTCGATCGAAGATTTACGAAATGTTGCAGCTGAGGTTGATGTTCCGGTGTTGTGTAAAGATTTTATCATCGATGAAAAACAGCTGATTCGCGCACGAAATGCAGGAGCAACGATTGTTTTACTGATCGTTTCCGCATTATCTCAGACTAAGCTCGAGTTTCTATATAATCAGGCATTAGCATTGGGTCTAGAAGTATTGGTTGAAGTGCACGATGAGCAGGAACAGGCGATTGCTGAAGCTTTAGATGCAGTTTTGATCGGGGTCAATAATCGTAATCTAAAAACGTTCGAGGTTTCTATTGAAGTCAGTCAAAAATTGGGCAAAAAACAACAGACAGACGCCGTTTATATCAGTGAATCAGGATTTTCAAGTGATAAAGAGGTTGCTTTAGTAAAAGATCATTATCAAGCAGTTCTTGTTGGTGAAGGATTGATGCGTCAAAATGATCCTAAGTCAAAAGTTAAGGAGTTGCAAGTGAAGCGATGAAAGTAAAAATTTGCGGATTGCAGACAAAAGAACAGGTAGATACAGCAGTCAAAAATGGCGCAGATTATCTTGGCTTCGTTTTTGCTGAAAGCAAACGAAAAATCAGTCCAGATCTCGTCAGAGAAATCACGAAAGACGTCCCGAAAACAGTCAAAAAGGTAGGTGTGATGGTTGCACCAAATTATCAGGAAGCAGAAGAGATCATCCAGCAGGCGAAGCTGGATATGATTCAAATTCACGGCATGGCGGCAACAGAGCATTATTCTGTACCAGTGATTCAGGCGATCACGGTCAATAGTGAGGAACACATCAAGATGATTCAAGCGGCAACGACCAATTATTTACTTTTCGATGCCCCTCCGCAAAAATTTGTTGGTGGAAATGGACAAGTATTCGACTGGAAAAAGCTTGATCTAGATCAACTAACAGATAAAAAAATAATTATTGCTGGCGGATTGACGATTGAAAACCTACAGGAAGCAAAAGAACGTTTTTCCCCTTATGCGGTGGATGTTTCCAGCGGAGTTGAAACAAATGGGGTCAAAGATCTAAAAAAAATAAGAGCCTTTTTGAAAAAGGCCAAGGAGGAATACGATGTATAATCAACCAAATAAAGGATTTTATGGAGAATTTGGCGGACAGTTTGTCCCCGAAACCTTAATGTATGCAGTGAAGGAATTAGAAGAAGTCTATGAAGCATCAAAAAAAGATGAAGAATTTCAAAAAGAATTAAATTACTATCTAAAACAGTACGTTGGAAGAGAAAACCCGCTTTATTTTGCTGAGCGATTAACTGACAAAATCGGCGGAGCGAAGATTTATTTAAAAAGAGAAGACTTGAACCATACAGGAGCGCATAAAATCAATAATACGATCGGACAAATTTTATTAGCTAAAAAAATGGGTAAAAACAAAGTCGTTGCAGAGACTGGTGCTGGTCAGCATGGTGTAGCGACTGCAACAGTTGCTGCATTATTTGGGATGGAATGTACCGTTTTTATGGGGGCAGTGGATGTTGCTCGTCAATCATTGAATGTTTTTCGGATGGAGTTATTAGGTGCCAAAGTGGTAAGTGTGACCTCTGGTAGTGAGACATTAAAAGATGCCGTGAATGAAGCCTTGCGATTCTGGGTTGCGAATGTCGAGGACACTCATTATGTGATGGGCTCGGTCTTAGGACCGCACCCATTCCCTGAGATCGTTCGTGATTATCAAAGTATTATCGGGATCGAAGCTAGACGTCAGATTTTAGAAGCGGAACAAAAATTACCTGATGCAGTTATTGCTTGTGTAGGCGGCGGAAGTAATGCGATGGGGATTTTCTATCCATTTATCAATGATGATGTTGCATTGATCGGAGTAGAGGCTGCGGGTTTAGGCTTGGAGACGGAATCACATGCGGCTTCGATCAATAAAGGAAAAACGGGTGTATTGCATGGCGCGATGATGAAACTGCTTCAGGACGGAAATGGACAAATTTTAGAAGCTTTTTCGATTTCTGCTGGGTTAGATTATCCTGGTTTAGGCCCGGAGCATTGCCATTTGAATGAAATCGAGCGAGCGACCTATGCCTCTGCCACCGATCAGGAAGCACTGGAAGCTTTTGAGCTATTATGCCAAACAGAAGGAATCATTCCCGCTTTAGAAAGCGCTCATGCAATCAGTCATGCGGTGAAGGTAGCAAAAGAGCTTGGGAAAGAGAAGCAAATCATCGTATGTCTTTCAGGGCGTGGGGACAAAGATGTGCAGCAGATCAAAGCATTATTCGAACAGGAGGATAACAAATGAAAACATTGACCAAGCATTTAAAAACAAAACAACAAAACGGTGAAACGATTTTTGTTCCGTATATCATGGCGGGCGCACAAGGTTTGGATCAATTGGAGAGTGAAATTTCTTTGCTTTCTGATGCGGGTGCTAGCGCAATTGAATTAGGGATTCCATTTTCAGACCCAGTGGCAGATGGGCCAGTTATTCAAGCTGCTGGTTTACAGGCACTTCAAAAAGATGTCTCTCTAGAAAAAATCATTGCACAATTAAAAAAAATCAAGACCACTACTCCTTTGATTTTGATGACTTATTTCAACCCCATTTTTTATTTTGGACTGGAAAAATTCATTCAAGAATTACAGGAAACGAATGTCAAAGGAGTGATTATTCCAGATTTGCCATTTGAGCATCAAGGATTATTGACCCCGCTTTTAAAATACAGCGATGTTGCATTGATTCCGTTAGTAGCATTGACGACGCCTAAAGAACGAATCGTCGAATTAGTGGAAGCGGGAGAAGGATTTATTTATGCCGTGGCGGTTAACGGCGTAACTGGTATAGGACGAGAGTATCAAACTTCTTTAGATGAGCATTTAGCTTATATTCAAAGTATCAGTGATAAACCGGTTCTCGCTGGATTCGGTATTTCTACCAAAGAGCACGTTGAGCGATTTAGACAAAATTGTGCTGGCGTGATCGTAGGCAGTAAAATCGTACAGTTATTGAGTGAAGGAAAAACGAAAGAAATAGAATTGTTTGTTAAATCTGTCATTTAGATTGTTTTTATGTTTTAAAAGTATTGTTAATCGTTCTGATTTGTTCTAAAATAGGAATGGTGATATTTAGACACAGAGGAGCGGTATACTATGATTTATTTGTTTTTTTTAATATTTTCAAGCATTAGGTTACTTTTTTTGAGATATTCAATCAAAAATGAAAAAGCAATTTTAGCGAATGGCGGAAGAGAGTACGGAGCAAAAGTTTCTTTTCTATTGGCGATCGTTCATACGATCATTTACTTTTCTGCCTTTTTTGAGGGAATCGTGAGAAAGGTCAGCTTAGACACAGTTAGTATGATAGGACTGTTATTGATCGGGTTTTCATATAGTGTTTTAGTTTATATCATTCACTTGTTGGGTAAGCTTTGGACGGTGAAACTGATGGTTGCGAGTGATCACGTGTATGTTGATCATTGGTTGTTCAAAAAGATCGAACACCCAAATTATTTTCTTAATATCATTCCTGAATTGATAGGGATAATACTATTTTTTCATGCTTGGCTGACAGGGATCATCGGCTTACCTATTTACATGGTTATCCTTATGTTGAGAATCAGAGAAGAAAATGAAGTGAATAAGCAATTTAAAGAGGAAATCTGAGTATCATCAACGACTATTTTTTACTTTGTTCAAAATTAACTTGCATGGCGTTTCGTCTTTCTGTAAAGTAGTATAAAAAGCAGGTGACGATATGGAATTAGTGATCAATCGTAATTTGATTTTTGCCCAGAACCAACGATTGGAAACAGAGCGCTTGATTTTACGACCAGTGACATTGGATGACGCTATAGAGATGTATGAGTATGCCTCTGATGAGGAGACTGTCACTTATGTTTTTCCGATCCATCAATCGCTCAAAGACACCAAAGAAAGTATTGCGAACTATTTTGTCTGTGCTCCTTTAGGAAAATATGGCATAGCCTTAAAAGAAACGGGTCGGTTTATCGGGACGATCGATCTGCGGGTAGAAGAGAAGCACAATAATGGTGAAATTGGTTATACGCTGAATAAAAAATTCTGGGGCAAGGGCTACGTGCCAGAAGCGGCCAATGAATTGCTGCGTCTTGGTTTTGAAGAGCTCAAGCTGATTCGAATTTGTGCGGTCCATGATATCGATAACCCAAAATCAGGACGTGTGATGGAAAAGATCGGGATGAAAATTGAAGGTACGGTTCCTAACGCCCGGATGTGGAAGGGCAAGGTCGTGACCGATGTTTTGCGCGGAATTACGGTCGAAGAATGGCAGCAGCTGCAAGAGAAAATAAAGAACTAGTAAGAGGAGAAATGACGGCAATGTTGATGTTTACTGAAAAAGATTTTGATGTGTTCACAATAGAAGGATTAGATGCAAGAATGGAGGGCATTCGGGCTTCGATCCAACCAAAATTTCAAGAACTGGATGACTATTTTGCAGCAAAATTAGGAGACCAGCTGGAAACAGAATTTTTTGTCCATATCGCCCAGCATCGACGTAGAACAGTTTACCCGCCAGAAAATACATGGTCTGCATTGAGCCAAAAAAAACGCGGCTATAAAATGGACGCTCATTTCCAATTAGGCATTTGGCCGGACTATCTATTCATGTGGCTATCTTTGATCGACAATCCTAAGAACGAAAAAGAAATTGCGCAGGCCTTTTTAGACAACCAAAAATTGTTTAAGCAATTACCGGATGATTTCTATATATCGATCGATCATACTCAGCCCAAAATAGAGTTGCTAAAAGAAGCAGATTTAGAAAAAATCCTGATTCGTTTTAGAGATGTGAAAAAAGGGGAATTTCAAATTGGGCGAATCATTGAAAAAACAGATTCTTTACTGAATGACCCAGACAAGGCACGTGAATATATGCTGCAAACCTATGAAGCATTACTGCCGCTATATCGATTAGCTAAAAAACATCAGTAAAAAAAACATTGAAGCAAGAGGAATCATTCCTCTTGCTTCAATGTTTTTTGTCGATTATTGTAAGCCGATCTTATTTAAAGGATAGTAACGGAAATAAACGACTCCATAAATATCCTTTTGATCGACAAAGCCAAAATAACGGCTATCATCTGCGCGTCTTCGGTTATCCCCAAGAACAAAAAAATGTCCGTCAGGAACCACTTTTTCAGCACCAACGTCAATCGTGCTTAGAGAGAAATCTTCTGTATAAGGCTCCCCATCCGTCAATTTCGCTTTTGCTTCATCTAAGTAAGGCTCATCATAAGCCTTGTCATTAATGTAAAGCTGGTCATTTTCGACGCGTACCGTATCTCCTGGAAGTCCAATAATTCGTTTGACGATCCTTTTTCCGTTTCGAGGACTAGGGAAAGTCGCATTGTCAAAGCGCTGGGGCTTGATCAGCGAACTTTGCCATAAACGATCAGATTCATGATAAGTAGGCTCCATAGATATACCTATGACCTCTACCGGTGTCAAAACGAAATTTCTAAGAAACACAACGAATGCCACGGCAACAGCTAGATGAATCACTGTGTATAAATGAGGATGCTTTTTCTTCATTATAACGCCTCTCTTTACGTATAGTTATGGATTTAGTATATCAAAGAAAATAGGGGAAGAAAACAAGACTTAAGGAGTAAAAATAATCAAATACAAGGGGAGGTATTTTTATTCAAGCAGATTTTTTGTTGTGTAAGTCAAAATTTGCTATAATTTTTACAAAACTTATCGATCGATAAGGAGGAGGATAAAATGTTTTTAGCATGGAATGAAATTACACGATCAAAATTACGGTATGCCTTGATCATCAGCGTTATGTTTTTAATTTCTTATTTAGTTTTTTTCTTAACAGGGCTTGCCTATGGTTTGGCACAAGACAATCGTACAGCTGTGGATAAGTGGCAGGCAGATGGGATCGTTTTGTCTGATGAATCCAATACAAATATCAATATGTCGATGATTCCGTTGAAGTCATTGGATGATGTGACTGCCAAAGAAAAGGCAGCTTTGGGGCAAACAGCGGCAGTCATCCAGCTGGATAAAAAAGGAGCTGAAAAAGTCAATGCTAGTTTCTTTGGCATCAATAAAGATGAATTTCTGATGCCTGATATTGTCGAAGGAAGAGCCTTCGATACTGATGATGAAACCGTCGTAAATAATAGCCTGAAGGAAGAGAATGGGTTCAAATTGGGAGATACGATCAAACTTGCCGGTAATGAGAAGAAGCTTAAAATTGTCGGGTTTACAGAGAATGCAAAATTCAATGTGGCACCAGTTTTGTACGTTTCGATCAATACGTTTCAAGAAATCCGTTTTGAGAAAGTTGATACGACAGAGAATGCTCGAATCAATGCAGTCGTCGTTCGTGCAAAAGAAGGTGCGATGAAGAATGTTGATTTAGCTGGTAATGATTTGAAAAGCTATGGCATTCAAACATTTATCAATAAGCTTCCAGGTTATAATGCTCAGGTTTTGACTTTTGGATTTATGATCGGTTTTTTGATCGTGATCGCGGCGATCGTCATAGGGATATTTATTTATGTACTGACGATGCAAAAAGCAACGATTTTCGGCATCATGAAAGCACAAGGGATCTCTGGAAAATACATTTCAATTTCGGTCATCGTTCAAACCTTTGTATTAGCTGTATTAGGAATAAGTTTGGGCTTATTAGGAACAGTAGGAACTTCGTTTGTTTTACCGACAGCAGTACCGTTTCAAAGTAATTGGCTGTTTTTCTTAGCGATCGGCGGAGCAATGCTGGTGATTGCTGTTTTAGGGGCATTATTTTCTGTACGGACGATCGTGAAGATCGATCCATTAAAAGCAATTGGTTGATAATAAAAAAGAAGTAGGTGACGAAGATGAACGCAATTGAGTTTTCAGCTGTGGATAAAAAATTTCTTGATGGAGATACAATGATCGAAGCATTAAAAGAAACCAACTTTTCTGTGGAAAAAGGGAAATTTGTAGCAGTGATCGGTCCGAGTGGCTCCGGAAAAAGTACATTTTTGACCCTTGCAGGCGGGCTTCAAACGCCAACAAGTGGTGAAGTTAAAATCAATAATGCCGCTTTCAGTCAGGAAAACGAAAAGAAGAGAGCCAAGATTCGTTTTGACGAAATCGGTTTTATTCTACAGGCATCAAATTTAGTACCGTTTTTAACTGTGGAAAAGCAACTTCGTTTAGTGGATAAAGTAAAAAAGGTAAAAACAGATACCGCTAAAGTGAATGAGTTATTAACACAGCTGGGGATAGAGAAATTAAAACGCAAGTATCCTGATGAAATTTCTGGAGGAGAACGTCAGCGTGTAGCAATTGCTAGAGCGCTGTACAATGATCCTTCGATCATTTTAGCAGATGAGCCAACAGCTAGTTTAGACTCCGAGCGGGCGTTTGAAGTAGTCAAGATCTTGGCTAGAGAAACCAAAGAAAAAAACAAAGCCACGATCATGGTAACTCATGACCAGCGGTTGATCGAGTATTGTGACGACGTCTTCGTGATGAAAGATGGCGTGCTTACGAAGCAATAGAAAGAGGATGGGAAAGAAGTGTTCAACTCCAAGAACCAAGTAGGGACTGTGCAACACTGTTTATCTGCGACGAGTCTTTGACGAGAAAGCATCAAATCGTTCCTCGTTGTGTTTTACAGCAATTTCAGCTTATTTCCGAAGCCTTCAATTCTTAGTGCTTTAGCACGTAGAATGTTGCTAGCTTCACTTTGTTCTTTGAACAATAGTGAAACTGTATGCGTTAGTTGATGTGAACGAAGCGAAGCCCTTTAAATCTAGCATGTTTCATGCGTAGAAGTTAATGAGATCGAAACGAAGTGTAATGTAGTAGTTACTTCTGCTTCCACCGTTTATTCGTTTTAAAAAGGACTGGGGCGTAACTCGTAGAGTTATGTCCCAGTCCCTTTTAGAAAATAGTTATGTTAGTAAGTAGGTACTTGCTAGTTTGGTTTCAGACAGCACGCGGATTCACTTTTCACACTAGCTCTTTTTTTGTTCTTCTTGTTCTTTATGCTCTGAATATCCTGATCGAATCAAATAAATGGTCCATGCAGAAAGTGGGATACCGACGATTAAAGAAAAAATAAATGACTCGTAGTCTTTTTCAAAGATACTTGTGATTGCCATATTTAAGAAAATTAGTGACAATCCTATGTTAAAAATATAACCAAAGAGTATTCCTAGATGTTGTAGTAGAAATTTTGGGAAAATAAACATGTTGTGTCTCCTTTCAAGGGACTGACCATTTGATTGATGAGTTATAGCTTGCTAGCCAAGTTGCAAATCATATGGTAAAGTGATTTTCATTTTTGTTTTATTTTATTTTTTTCCAAACTTAAAAATTGGTGAAATCTATTGACTAAATCTTCTTTTGAAGTAGGTTTTTCTTGAGGCATATAATTTATAAATTCAACCATAT from Enterococcus sp. 9D6_DIV0238 includes:
- a CDS encoding anthranilate synthase component II; protein product: MILLIDNYDSFTYNLAHLLGESREVMVMRNDDKQLVDLAKEASSIVISPGPGTPAETGQVKQVIQDFHQEKPMLGICLGNQTIGEVFGARVVLAEEIRHGKQSMIQTAPNSRLFKGMPSELPVMRYHSLVIDPSTLPQEFDISATALDDQEIMAIEHRNYPVFGLQFHPESIGTPAGKEMIQNFIQLMEEQKI
- a CDS encoding ABC transporter ATP-binding protein, yielding MNAIEFSAVDKKFLDGDTMIEALKETNFSVEKGKFVAVIGPSGSGKSTFLTLAGGLQTPTSGEVKINNAAFSQENEKKRAKIRFDEIGFILQASNLVPFLTVEKQLRLVDKVKKVKTDTAKVNELLTQLGIEKLKRKYPDEISGGERQRVAIARALYNDPSIILADEPTASLDSERAFEVVKILARETKEKNKATIMVTHDQRLIEYCDDVFVMKDGVLTKQ
- a CDS encoding phosphoribosylanthranilate isomerase encodes the protein MKVKICGLQTKEQVDTAVKNGADYLGFVFAESKRKISPDLVREITKDVPKTVKKVGVMVAPNYQEAEEIIQQAKLDMIQIHGMAATEHYSVPVIQAITVNSEEHIKMIQAATTNYLLFDAPPQKFVGGNGQVFDWKKLDLDQLTDKKIIIAGGLTIENLQEAKERFSPYAVDVSSGVETNGVKDLKKIRAFLKKAKEEYDV
- the lepB gene encoding signal peptidase I, producing the protein MKKKHPHLYTVIHLAVAVAFVVFLRNFVLTPVEVIGISMEPTYHESDRLWQSSLIKPQRFDNATFPSPRNGKRIVKRIIGLPGDTVRVENDQLYINDKAYDEPYLDEAKAKLTDGEPYTEDFSLSTIDVGAEKVVPDGHFFVLGDNRRRADDSRYFGFVDQKDIYGVVYFRYYPLNKIGLQ
- the trpC gene encoding indole-3-glycerol phosphate synthase TrpC → MDFLDKILTEKNQEVAQMSKEKLQPLRQTVSFYERVKKQPEKMHIIGEVKRASPSKGAINLTVDILEQAKAYEQAGVTAISVLTDESFFKGSIEDLRNVAAEVDVPVLCKDFIIDEKQLIRARNAGATIVLLIVSALSQTKLEFLYNQALALGLEVLVEVHDEQEQAIAEALDAVLIGVNNRNLKTFEVSIEVSQKLGKKQQTDAVYISESGFSSDKEVALVKDHYQAVLVGEGLMRQNDPKSKVKELQVKR
- a CDS encoding ABC transporter permease yields the protein MFLAWNEITRSKLRYALIISVMFLISYLVFFLTGLAYGLAQDNRTAVDKWQADGIVLSDESNTNINMSMIPLKSLDDVTAKEKAALGQTAAVIQLDKKGAEKVNASFFGINKDEFLMPDIVEGRAFDTDDETVVNNSLKEENGFKLGDTIKLAGNEKKLKIVGFTENAKFNVAPVLYVSINTFQEIRFEKVDTTENARINAVVVRAKEGAMKNVDLAGNDLKSYGIQTFINKLPGYNAQVLTFGFMIGFLIVIAAIVIGIFIYVLTMQKATIFGIMKAQGISGKYISISVIVQTFVLAVLGISLGLLGTVGTSFVLPTAVPFQSNWLFFLAIGGAMLVIAVLGALFSVRTIVKIDPLKAIG
- a CDS encoding GNAT family N-acetyltransferase, which produces MELVINRNLIFAQNQRLETERLILRPVTLDDAIEMYEYASDEETVTYVFPIHQSLKDTKESIANYFVCAPLGKYGIALKETGRFIGTIDLRVEEKHNNGEIGYTLNKKFWGKGYVPEAANELLRLGFEELKLIRICAVHDIDNPKSGRVMEKIGMKIEGTVPNARMWKGKVVTDVLRGITVEEWQQLQEKIKN
- the trpE gene encoding anthranilate synthase component I; translation: MQLIKEIQADYLTAVSAFLRIKGKNKCLLESIPRDKSKGRYSIIAWDAVTEITYTEKQLTIAGKTITTHEPLKEIEKYVLKNEEIAADLPFQGGAIGYVGYDVVACYEDLGELPLDEMAIPDIHFYLFDSYLIFDHVGEKISLVEANTYSNRSVKELEQALQQKKDELQIPSEAEQKDIQLTPLNYQSNFTKESFEQVVSKVKEYIGQGDLFQMVPSQRLKAEFKGEPFDYYRRLRVTNPSMYLYFLDFGATYVVGSSPESLVSVKDGIVTTNPIAGTRKRGKTIEQDAVLEKELINDEKERAEHLMLIDLGRNDVGRVSEIGSVEVPVYMTVEKYRFVMHIVSVVTGRLKAELSAMDALKVTLPAGTVSGAPKIRAMQRIYELEPVKRNIYAGAVGYLSKNDQADFAIAIRTMVIHKGIAYVQAGAGIVHDSDPAKEYEETLQKAKALLEVSQ
- the trpB gene encoding tryptophan synthase subunit beta; the encoded protein is MYNQPNKGFYGEFGGQFVPETLMYAVKELEEVYEASKKDEEFQKELNYYLKQYVGRENPLYFAERLTDKIGGAKIYLKREDLNHTGAHKINNTIGQILLAKKMGKNKVVAETGAGQHGVATATVAALFGMECTVFMGAVDVARQSLNVFRMELLGAKVVSVTSGSETLKDAVNEALRFWVANVEDTHYVMGSVLGPHPFPEIVRDYQSIIGIEARRQILEAEQKLPDAVIACVGGGSNAMGIFYPFINDDVALIGVEAAGLGLETESHAASINKGKTGVLHGAMMKLLQDGNGQILEAFSISAGLDYPGLGPEHCHLNEIERATYASATDQEALEAFELLCQTEGIIPALESAHAISHAVKVAKELGKEKQIIVCLSGRGDKDVQQIKALFEQEDNK
- the trpA gene encoding tryptophan synthase subunit alpha is translated as MKTLTKHLKTKQQNGETIFVPYIMAGAQGLDQLESEISLLSDAGASAIELGIPFSDPVADGPVIQAAGLQALQKDVSLEKIIAQLKKIKTTTPLILMTYFNPIFYFGLEKFIQELQETNVKGVIIPDLPFEHQGLLTPLLKYSDVALIPLVALTTPKERIVELVEAGEGFIYAVAVNGVTGIGREYQTSLDEHLAYIQSISDKPVLAGFGISTKEHVERFRQNCAGVIVGSKIVQLLSEGKTKEIELFVKSVI
- a CDS encoding isoprenylcysteine carboxylmethyltransferase family protein — its product is MIYLFFLIFSSIRLLFLRYSIKNEKAILANGGREYGAKVSFLLAIVHTIIYFSAFFEGIVRKVSLDTVSMIGLLLIGFSYSVLVYIIHLLGKLWTVKLMVASDHVYVDHWLFKKIEHPNYFLNIIPELIGIILFFHAWLTGIIGLPIYMVILMLRIREENEVNKQFKEEI
- the trpD gene encoding anthranilate phosphoribosyltransferase yields the protein MKQLFEKVFRREHLTRQEAQQVAEKMFEGEMTDSQIAAFLTALKIKGETAEEMAGIAETIQSKAVMIPCQQENVMDNCGTGGDQSGSFNISTTAAFVLAAGGVTVAKHGNRSISSKSGSADIFECLGLDLTLSPTKLSILLNEVGLAFLFAPHMHPNMKYVMNVRKELGTPTILNLIGPLTNPVHLDSQLMGTYRRDLLEETAKTLGGLGRKRAVVVNGSGGMDEASLAGTTHFALLENDRISMHEISPEEFGYTRLPLEAVRGGNAEKNTEILLSILKNQASPYLDTVLLNAGLGFFSNGKVGTVKEGISLAKDCVASGAAFDKLQQLIRAQQEVA
- a CDS encoding YktB family protein, whose protein sequence is MLMFTEKDFDVFTIEGLDARMEGIRASIQPKFQELDDYFAAKLGDQLETEFFVHIAQHRRRTVYPPENTWSALSQKKRGYKMDAHFQLGIWPDYLFMWLSLIDNPKNEKEIAQAFLDNQKLFKQLPDDFYISIDHTQPKIELLKEADLEKILIRFRDVKKGEFQIGRIIEKTDSLLNDPDKAREYMLQTYEALLPLYRLAKKHQ